One part of the Vicia villosa cultivar HV-30 ecotype Madison, WI linkage group LG6, Vvil1.0, whole genome shotgun sequence genome encodes these proteins:
- the LOC131610429 gene encoding probable glutamyl endopeptidase, chloroplastic, whose product MHKLYYRLTLLSSSSPLSLPSNPSLPLTLRYTTAANFASVSTSRFSHIAPLAAVSTEDSAGGASNGSVSPSSATDTFADYEDDSTLGVGYRVPPPVIRDIVDAPPVPALSFSPYRDKIIFLKRTALPPLTELARPEEKLAGIRIDGHLNSRSRMSFYTGLGIHRILPDGTLGPEVEVRGFPEGAKINFVTWSPDARHLSFSVRVNEEDCNTSKLRVWIADVETGNARPLFQSPDVYLNAVFENYVWVDNSTLLVCTIPSTRGAPPKKPLVPGGPKIQSNETKNVIRVRTYKHLLKDEYDEDLFDYYATSQLVLASLDGTTKNFGPPAVYTSLDPSPDEKYIMINSLHRPYSFIAPCGLFPKKVELWSADGKFVRELCDLPLAEDLPITSNSVRKGMRSIKWRADKPSTLYWVETQDGGDAKVEVSPRDIVYSQPAEPLEGEQPVILHKLDLRYRGIFWCDDSLAFVYESWFKTRRIRTWVVSPGSQDVPPRILFDRSSDDVYSNPGTPMLRRTQAGTYIITKIKKGGDEGRYILLKGSGATPKGNIPFLDLFDIHTGNKERIWESDKQKYFETVVALMSDQEEGDLQLDRLKILISKESRRENTQYYFVSWPDAKRVKVTNFPHPYPQLASLQKEIIRYQRKDGVQLAATLYLPPGYNPSTDGPLPCLFWSYPREFKRKDADSQVRGSPNEFAVIGSTSPLLWLAQRFAVLSRPTIPIIGEGEEDKDSFVEQLVASAEAAVEEVIRRGVAHPKKIAVCGHSYGAFMTANLLAHAPHLFCCGIARSGAYNRTLTPFGFQDEYRTLWEASNTYLEMSPFMFANKIKKPILLIHGEEDNNSGTLPIQSDRLFSALKGHGALCRLVILPYETHGYSSREGNMHVLWETGRWLHKYCVSNTSDAGEDYPGTVKENISKGTIDAESKVAAASGGSSKEECDLEHEESHSLPRSFLGNFFQSSGKH is encoded by the exons ATGCATAAACTCTACTATCGCCTCACTCTCCTCTCTTCATCTTCGCCACTATCCCTCCCTTCCAATCCTTCTCTTCCCCTCACTCTCCGTTACACAACCGCCGCCAACTTCGCCTCTGTATCCACCTCCCGGTTTAGCCATATAGCACCTCTCGCTGCTGTGTCCACCGAAGACAGCGCCGGCGGAGCCTCCAACGGCTCCGTTTCTCCCTCTTCCGCCACCGATACTTTCGCTGATTACGAAG ATGATTCAACTCTAGGAGTAGGGTATCGAGTTCCTCCACCAGTGATCAGGGACATTGTTGATGCTCCGCCCGTTCCTGCATTGTCATTTTCACCATATAGagacaaaattatttttcttaagcGAACAGCCTTACCTCCGCTAACTGAATTGGCTAGACCGGAGGAAAAGTTGGCCGGTATACGAATTGATGGACACTTAAATTCAAGGAGTCGTATGTCATTCTACACAGGTTTAGGGATCCATCGAATTCTTCCTGATGGTACATTAGGACCGGAGGTTGAGGTGCGTGGTTTCCCTGAAGGCGCGAAGATCAATTTTGTTACTTGGTCTCCGGATGCTCGCCATTTGTCCTTCAGTGTTCGTGTGAACGAGGAAGATTGTAATACTAGTAAACTCAGAGTATGGATTGCAGATGTGGAAACAGGGAATGCTAGACCTTTGTTTCAGTCTCCTGATGTATATTTGAATGCAGTTTTTGAGAACTATGTTTGGGTAGATAACTCTACACTGTTAGTTTGTACCATTCCATCTACTCGTGGAGCTCCACCGAAGAAACCTTTGGTTCCCGGAGGCCCAAAAATTCAATCTAATGAAACGAAAAACGTTATTCGAGTAAGGACATACAAGCATTTGCTGAAGGATGAATATGATGAAGATTTATTTGACTACTATGCAACATCTCAGCTTGTTTTAGCATCTTTGGATGGTACGACAAAGAATTTCGGACCGCCGGCTGTTTATACCTCTCTGGACCCTTCCCCAGATGAGAAGTACATTATGATTAATTCACTGCACAGGCCATACTCTTTTATTGCACCTTGTGGTTTATTTCCGAAGAAGGTAGAGTTATGGAGTGCCGATGGAAAATTTGTCAGGGAGCTTTGTGATTTGCCGCTTGCCGAAGACTTACCAATTACATCAAATAGTGTGCGAAAAGGGATGCGTTCTATTAAGTGGAGAGCTGATAAGCCGTCAACTCTCTACTG GGTAGAGACTCAAGATGGGGGTGATGCAAAAGTGGAAGTTTCTCCTCGTGATATAGTCTACTCACAACCTGCTGAACCACTAGAAGGTGAACAACCGGTGATATTACACAAGCTTGATCTCCGCTATAG AGGAATTTTTTGGTGTGATGATTCGTTAGCTTTTGTATACGAATCTTGGTTTAAAACAAGACGAATAAGAACATGGGTAGTCTCTCCTGGATCTCAAGATGTGCCTCCACGCATCCTATTCGATCGATCTTCAGATGATGTGTACTCTAATCCTGGCACTCCCATGCTGCGGAGAACCCAAGCTGGGACATATATTATTACCAAGATAAAGAAAGGGGGTGATGAAGGAAGATATATCTTACTAAAGGGAAGTGGTGCAACACCAAAAGGAAACATTCCAttccttgatctttttgacat ACATACAGGTAATAAAGAACGAATCTGGGAGAGTGATAAGCAAAAGTATTTTGAGACTGTTGTTGCTCTAATGTCTGATCAAGAAGAAGGGGATTTGCAGTTAGATAGGCTGAAAATACTGATTTCAAAAGAGTCAAGAAGAGAAAACACCCAATATTACTTTGTTAGCTGGCCAGATGCAAAAAGAGTTAAAGTTACAAATTTCCCTCATCCATACCCTCAGCTTGCATCATTGCAGAAAGAGATAATCAGGTATCAAAGAAAAGATGGGGTTCAGCTTGCTGCTACATTATACTTGCCACCCGGTTACAATCCATCAACAGATGGTCCTTTGCCATGTTTGTTTTGGTCTTACCCTAGAGAGTTTAAGAGAAAAGATGCTGATAGCCAAGTTCGTGGTTCTCCAAATGAGTTTGCTGTGATCGGTTCCACATCACCCCTTCTTTGGCTGGCTCAAAG GTTTGCAGTTCTATCTAGGCCAACCATTCCTATTATTGGTGAGGGAGAAGAGGATAAAGATAG CTTTGTAGAGCAATTAGTTGCAAGTGCAGAAGCTGCTGTGGAAGAAGTTATCCGGCGTGGG GTAGCTCATCCAAAGAAAATAGCTGTTTGTGGACATTCCTATGGTGCGTTCATGACTGCCAACCTCCTAGCACATGCCCCTCATCTCTTTTGTTGTGGAATTGCTCGTTCTGGTGCTTACAATAGAACGCTTACTCCTTTTGGTTTTCAG GATGAATATAGAACTCTTTGGGAGGCCTCTAATACCTATCTCGAGATGAGTCCCTTCATGTTCGCTAATAAAATTAAGAAGCCTATCTTGCTTATCCATGGGGAAGAGGATAATAATTCAGGAACATTACCCATACAG TCAGACAGGCTTTTCAGTGCTCTGAAGGGTCATGGTGCTCTTTGTCGGCTGGTGATTCTGCCTTATGAAACCCATGGTTATTCTTCCAGAGAAGGCAACATGCATGTCCTTTGGGAAACAGGTAGATGGCTGCATAAATACTGCGTGTCAAATACCTCCGATGCAGGTGAAGATTATCCTGGTACAGTCAAAGAAAATATTAGCAAAGGAACTATAGATGCTGAAAGCAAAGTGGCTGCAGCCAGTGGAGGTAGCAGCAAAGAAGAATGTGATCTCGAGCACGAAGAATCTCATTCTCTTCCAAGATCTTTCCTGGG AAATTTTTTCCAATCTTCTGGGAAGCACTAG